A window of the Cannabis sativa cultivar Pink pepper isolate KNU-18-1 chromosome X, ASM2916894v1, whole genome shotgun sequence genome harbors these coding sequences:
- the LOC115713350 gene encoding protein transport protein SEC23 C: MAEFMNLEAQDGVRMPWNVMPGTKQEASTSCVVPVAAIYTPIKSFPNMPLLPYTPLRCRTCRSILNPFSIVDFAAKIWTCPFCFQRNHFPHNYDSISDENLPAELFPDYTTIEYDDRSATGSPTSPPVFMFVVDTCIIEEEMAYLKSSLSQAVDLLPDHSLVGLITFGTFVHVHELGFGEIPKTYIFKGSKDISKEQLLEQLSFFLKKPKPSVGVIAGARDGLSTDAISRFLLPASECQFVLNSVLEELQKDPWPVPADQRAPRCTSTALGIAASLLGACFPGTGARIMAFVGGPSTEGQGAIVSKNLSEPIRSHKDLDKDSAPHFHKAVKFYEGLSKQLVNQGHVLDLFACALDQVGIAELKGAVEKTGGLVVLAESFGHSVFKDSLKRVFQLGDQDLGLAANGIFEINCSKDVKVQGVIGPCASMEKKGPLCSDTVVGQGGTSAWKMCGLDKDTSLCLMFEIVRKENPDGMVPSNSNQFYFQFITYYQHQSGQMRLRVTTLSRRWVAGQGSVQELISGFDQEAAAAVMARLVSFKMETEAEFDPIRWLDKALIHLCSRFGDYQKDSPSSFSLSPRLSIFPQFIFHLRRSQFVQVFNNSPDETAYFRMILNRENVANSVVMIQPSLISYSFHSTPEPALLDVAAIAADRILLLDSYFTVVIFHGSTIAQWRKAGYHTMPEHQAFAQLLEAPHVDADAIVKERFPVPRLVVCDQYGSQARFLLAKLNPSATYNNDAPLPGGDVIFTDDVSFEVFLDHLQRLAIQ, translated from the exons ATGGCGGAATTCATGAACCTGGAGGCGCAAGACGGAGTTCGAATGCCCTGGAACGTCATGCCGGGGACCAAGCAAGAGGCTTCCACTTCCTGCGTCGTCCCCGTTGCTGCAATCTACACTCCCATCAAATCCTTCCCCAATATGCCTCTTCTTCCTTACACTCCTCTCCGCTGTCGTACATGTCGCTCAATCCTCAATCCATTCTCCATTGTCGATTTCGCAGCCAAGATCTGGACTTGCCCTTTCTGCTTCCAGCGTAATCATTTCCCTCATAACTATGACTCAATCTCCGACGAAAATCTCCCCGCTGAGCTTTTCCCTGATTACACCACTATTGAGTATGACGACAGGAGCGCCACCGGATCCCCAACCTCGCCCCCTGTTTTTATGTTCGTCGTCGATACTTGTATTATCGAGGAAGAGATGGCTTATCTAAAGTCTTCGCTTTCTCAGGCTGTCGATCTTCTTCCCGATCACTCCCTCGTTGGCCTCATTACTTTCGGGACATTTGTTCATGTTCATGAGCTTGGTTTTGGCGAGATCCCCAAGACTTACATCTTCAAGGGATCCAAGGACATTTCCAAGGAGCAGCTTCTCGAGCAATTGAGCTTCTTCCTCAAGAAGCCGAAGCCGTCCGTTGGTGTCATTGCAGGCGCTAGGGACGGCCTCTCCACAGATGCCATATCTCGGTTCCTGTTGCCTGCTTCCGAGTGCCAGTTTGTACTCAATTCG GTGTTGGAGGAGCTGCAGAAAGATCCTTGGCCGGTACCAGCTGATCAGCGCGCACCAAGGTGCACCAGCACAGCACTTGGTATTGCAGCCAGCTTGTTAGGAGCTTGCTTTCCTGGGACTGGAGCTAGAATTATGGCATTTGTGGGTGGTCCATCCACTGAAGGACAGGGCGCT ATTGTTTCGAAAAATCTATCTGAACCAATTCGTTCACACAAAGACCTCGATAAAGATTCTGCTCCTCATTTTCATAAAGCTGTTAAGTTCTACGAGGGACTTTCAAAGCAGCTTGTTAATCAAGGACATGTACTTGATCTTTTTGCTTGTGCCCTTGACCAG GTGGGGATTGCTGAACTTAAGGGTGCTGTTGAGAAAACTGGAGGGCTTGTTGTACTTGCAGAGAGTTTTGGCCATTCAGTATTTAAGGATTCGCTTAAACGTGTTTTCCAGTTGGGTGATCAAGATCTTGGTTTAGCAGCAAA TGGTATATTTGAGATAAACTGCTCAAAGGATGTAAAAGTTCAGGGCGTGATTGGTCCTTGTGCATCTATGGAAAAG AAAGGTCCTTTGTGTTCTGACACAGTTGTTGGTCAGGGAGGTACAAGTGCATGGAAGATGTGTGGCCTTGACAAAGATACATCGTTGTGTCTAATGTTTGAGATTGTTAGGAAAGAAAATCCAGATGGGATGGTTCCATCCAATAGCAATCAGTTTTATTTCCAATTTATAACTTA TTATCAGCATCAAAGTGGTCAAATGAGACTACGTGTTACAACTCTGTCAAGAAGATGGGTAGCCGGACAAGGAAGTGTACAG GAATTGATTTCTGGATTTGACCAAGAAGCAGCTGCAGCAGTCATGGCACGCTTGGTGTCTTTTAAAATGGAAACAGAG GCAGAGTTTGATCCTATCAGATGGTTAGATAAAGCATTGATACATCTTTGCTCACGGTTTGGAGATTATCAAAAAGACAGTCCGTCTTCTTTCAGCTTATCTCCTCGATTATCTATATTCCctcaatttatttttcatttaagacGTTCACAGTTTGTCCAG GTGTTTAACAACAGCCCAGATGAGACTGCGTATTTCAGAATGATCCTAAATCGGGAAAATGTTGCCAATTCAGTTGTCATGATTCAACCTTCGTTGATCTCATACTCATTTCATTCAACCCCAGAACCAGCACTTCTTGATGTTGCTGCCATTGCAGCTGATAGGATTTTACTTTTGGACTCTTATTTTACTGTTGTGATTTTTCATGGTTCAACTATTGCTCAGTGGAGAAAAGCTGGATATCATACTATGCCTGAACATCAG GCATTTGCCCAGTTGCTCGAAGCTCCTCATGTTGACGCAGATGCAATAGTCAAGGAAAGATTTCCGGTTCCTCGCTTAGTGGTTTGCGATCAGTATGGTTCTCAG GCTCGGTTTCTTTTGGCGAAACTGAATCCCTCGGCTACATATAACAATGACGCACCTCTACCTGGAGGGGATGTCATCTTTACGGACGATGTTAGTTTTGAAGTCTTCTTGGATCATCTCCAGAGATTAGCAATTCAATAA